The DNA region GACTCCGGGTCGACGATCCGCACCCCGTCCGGCAGCGGGCCGAGCGCGGCGTCGGGGGTCCCGGGCGTGCGGGTGACGGAGATGCCGCCCTCGCTGGAACCGAACCCGTCCACCACGGTGACGCCGAAGCGCCGGGCGAACTCGCGGCGCACGTCGGCCGGGGCCTCGTTGCCGTAGACCACGCGCATCGGGTTGTCGGCGTCATCGGGGCGCTCGGGGGTGGCCAGGATGTAGGACAGTGGTGCGCCGACGTAGTTGGCGAAGGTGCACCCGTGTCGCCGGACGTCGTCGAGCCAGTTGGAGGCGGAGAAGCGACGCCGCAGGGCGATCGAGCATCCGGAGTACAGGGCGATCGGCCACGCCACCATCACGGCGTTGGAGTGGAACAGCGGCATCGCGCTGTACACGCAGTCGTCCGCGCCGATCCCGAACCTCTCGGCGAGCATGCGGCCGGGCACGGAGATCTTGCTCTGCGTGATCCGGACGGCCTTGGGGTCGCCGCTCGTGCCCGAGGTGAACACCAGCGCGACCAGGTCGTCGGGGCCGGCTGGCACGTCCGCCACCTCGGGGAGCGCCGCGCCGGCATGCCGGTCCAGCAGCGCGGTCCACTCGGGGGAGTCGACGGAGACCACGGGCACGCCGGGGTCGAGCCCGTCGAGCAGTGCGGCGTTGTCGGTGTCCGTGAGGATGAGCGCGCAGTCGGCGAGCGCGGCGTCCCGGATCAGGGCCTCGCCGCGCCGCGTGGGGTTGAGCCCGGCCACGACGAGCTCCGAGCATGCCGCCGCGCCGAGCAGGTGGAGGTACTCGGGCGTGCCGGCCAGGAGGAGGCCGACGTGGGGACGTGCCGGTGGTGACGACGACGACGATGACGACGACGAGGTCATCAGTTCCCGTAGCGCCGCGATCCGCACGGCCACCGCACCGACGGCCTCCGACCAGGGCGTGAGCCGGCCGTCGGACCAGATTCCGCGGTCGCCGACGGCGGACAGGGCGTGCACCGCGTCGGCGACGGAGGTGAACGGCTGGGCGGCGACGTCCGCGATCGTCTTCACCGCGCCGCTCACGCCGAGTACTCCCAGGGGTCGCCCGCGGTGGCCAGCACGTCGCCCAGGTCGAGCAGTTGCCGGGTGGCGCCGCCGAGGCGGAACTCGTCGGCCTTCGCGGCGAGGAAGTAGCGGTGGGCGGGCTCGGAGCGGTCCAGCCCGACGCCGCCGTGGACGTGCACGGCGGTGTGGGCGAGGCGGTGGCCGGCCTCGCAGGCCCAGAAGTGGGCGGAGGCGACGGCCGACCGCGCAGTGGCGGTGATCTCGAGGGCGACGGTCTCGCGGGCGGCGGCGTCCGCGCGGCAGGCATCGAGCTCGTAGGCGGCGCGCAGGGTGGACAGGCGTACGGCGTCGACGTCGATCGAACCGTCGGCCAGCCGTGCGGCGACGGCCTGGAACGTGCCGATCGGGCGACCGAACTGGTGGCGGGTGCTCGCGTAGGCGGCGGTGCGCTCGAGCGCGGCTTCGACCACGCCCCACTGGTAGGCGGCCAGGTGGACGCGGCGACGCAGGGCGTCGAGTTCGAGCGCCCCCGCGGTAAGCGCTGTGGCGTCACCGGGGTCGCCGGTGACGAGCCCGCTGCACGAGTAGTCGACGGGCACCGTGCGTTCCACGGTGACCGCCGCGCCGTCCGCCACGTGTACGCCGTCGGCCGAAGGCCGGACGATCACATCGGCGATCGGCGCCCAGTCCACCTCCGGCGCGGGGCCGGACCACCCGTCGCCGACGGCGGCGATCTCGCGCCCCTCCGCCACGGCGGTGGCGCGGTCGGTCTGTCCGGCCGCCTCGAGCAGGTGCGCCGCCCGGATCGCGGGGGAGAGCGGCACGGGAGCGAGCACGCGGCCCAGTTCTCGCAGCACCAGGGCCTCGCCCACCACGCCGAGGCCCGCGCCACCGAGGAGCTCGGGAGCCAGGGCGGCGGGCACTCCGGCCCGGACGAGCTCCTCCCAGAACCGGGCGTGGAACCGGGCGGTGTCGCGGTCGGTCCCGCCGGACTCGGTGCCGGGACCGAACCGGGCGTCGAGTTCGCGCAAGGAGTCGTCGGTGACCAGTTGCGCACCCATGTCCCGGACGAGGGCGGTCAGCTCCGCGGTGGTGTCGTCGACGGAGAAATCCATGTCAGCGCTCCTTCCGGGGCTGTGTACTCGGGGAGGCGGCCGGGGCGACCCGGGGCGCCGGAGGCAACCCGAGGCCGGCGGTGGCGATGATGTCGCGCTGCACCTCGTTGGTGCCGCCGCCGAAGGTGAGGATGAGGGCCGAGCGGTGGAGGCGCTCGATGCGCCCGTGCAGGGCGGCCGTCGGGGAGTGGGCGCGTTGGTACCCGCTCGAGCCGAGGACCTCCATCAGGAGGCGGTAGGCCTCGCAGGCGGTCTCGGTGCCGTACACCTTGGTCGCCGACGCCGCGATGCGGGTGGGCGCGGCGGTGTCGGCGGAGACGATCTCCCAGTTGCGCAGTGCCAGGTACTCGGCCATCGCGTGCACGCGTGCCAGGTGGGTGCGGACCCACTCGTTCTCCATGACGACCCCGTCGCCGGGCAGCCCGACGTCGGCCGAGCGGGTGGTACGCGCCCACTGCACGACCTGCCGCAGCGAGGCCTGCAGTGGTCCCGCCGAGGTCAGGGCGACGCGTTCGTGGTTGAGCTGGTTGGTCATCAGCGGCCAGCCGCCGTGCTCCGGGCCGACGAGGTTGCTCGCCGGCACCACCACGTCCTGGTAGTAGGTCGCGCTGGTGTCGGGGCCGGCCATGGTGTGCACGGGCGTCCAGGAGAAGCCCTCCGCGTCGGTGGGGACGACGATCATCGAGATGCCCTTGTGGCGCTTGGCGTCCGGATCGGTGCGGGCGGCCAGCCAGATCCAGTCGGCGTACGCCACCAGGGAGGTCCACATCTTCTGGCCGTTGATGCGGTACACCTCCTGCCCCTCGAACTCCCCGCTCCCGGGCTCGCGGACGGCCCGGGTGCGCAATGAGGCCAGGTCGGTGCCGGAGTCCGGCTCGGAGTACCCGATGCCGAAGTGCAGCTCGCCGCGACTGATCCGGGGCAGGAAGTAGTTCTTCTGCTCGTCCGATCCGAACGCCATGATGGTGGGTGCCACGGAGTTGATGGTGAGGAACGGGACCGGCACGCCGGCGATCGCGGCTTCATCAGTGAAGATGAGCTGGTCGATCATCGGCCGGTTCTTCCCGCCGAACTCCTCCGGCCAGCCCAGGGTGAGCCAGCCGTCGCGACCCATCTCGGCGACGATCTCGCGGTACGCGTCGCCGTGTCCGTACTCGCCGGTGGTGGAGGTGAACGCCTCCCGTCGTTCGGGGGTCATCAAGGCCGCGAAGTACTCGCGCAACTCCCCGCGCAGACGTTCCTGGTCGGTGGTGTAGGTGATGTCCATATGCCCTAAGCTCATCGTGAGTGGAACACGTTCTAGTGTCGTGTCTCACATAGTATCCAACCATCTCGCGGCCATGGTGGCCGTGGTGCGACCGAGGAGGACGGCATGAGGATTGAAGTCGATCCCGACCGCTGCGAGGGGCAGGCCGTGTGCGTCGGCCTGGCGCCGAAGGTCTTCGAACTCAACGACGACGACGAGGTGGTGCGCGTGATCGTCGACGAGGTCCCCGAGGACCTGCAGAAGCGCGCACTCAAGGCTGTGGAGAAGTGCCCGATGGCCGCTCTGAAGGTCGCGGGGTGAGCGGGGGAATGGTGCGGAACGATCTCGACGCGGACCTCTCGCTCGACGGCCGGGTCGCCGTGGTCACCGGCTCCGGCTCGGGGCTCGGCGCGGCCGAGGCGGTCGAGCTTGCACGCTCGGGCGCGGCCGCGGTGGTCATCAACGACATCCGACCCGGCGAGGCCGCGGACGCGGTGATCGCGGACATCGAGGCGGCCGGCGCCAAGGCCGCGCTCGTCGTGGGCGATGTCTCCGAGCGGGCGACCGCCGACGCGATGGTCGCCGAGGCACTCAAGCTCGGTGGTCTGCACGTGGTGGTCAACAATGCCGGTATCACCCGCGACAAGATGCTGTTCAACATGTCCGACGAGGACTTCGACGCGGTCGTCAAGGTGCACCTGCGGGGCCACTTCCTGCTCACGCGTAATGCGGCCGCCCACTGGCGTTCGGAGAGCAAGACGTCCGGGGGGCCTGTCTACGGTCGCCTCATCAACACCTCGTCCGAGGCGGGGTTGTTCGGCCCTCCCGGTCAGGCCAACTACGGGGCGGCCAAGGCTGCGATCACGGCCCTGACGCTGTCCGCGTCGCGGGTCCTCGAGCGCATCGGCTGCACGGCCAACGCCATCGCCCCGCGCGGGCGCACCGGCATGACCGAGGCCGTGTTCGAGCCGTGGGACGAGTCGAAGGGTCCCGACCCGCTGTCGCCGGACCGGGTCGCCGACCTCGTGTCCTACCTGGCCTCGCCCGCTGCCGCGGACGTCACCGGGCAGCTGTTTGTGGTATACGGCGGGATGGTCGCGCTCGTGGAGGCGCCTGTCGTGGAACAGCGGTTCGACGCCGCGGGCGGCGTGTGGGATCGTCGCGAGTTCGCGGACGCGATCTCGGCGCACTGGTCAGGCCGCCCGGAGGGCAAGTCCTTCTCGGCCGCGGAGATCATGGCGCTCTGAACTGCGAGTGGTCCCCGGCGCGATCATCGATCGATCGCGTCGGGGACCGCCTCGCGACCTCGGGGTCGTGTTAGATTCCCCCGACACGTGCAGACAGGGCCTCCGGATGGGGGCGAGGGAAGCCCTTGTCAGATAGAACGCGTTCTAGATACTGTGTAATCGGGATCACACGAAACGGTCACTTGTTCAGGCCGACCCAGTTCTGGCCACGGTGGCCGACCGCGTGAGACCCGGGGGATGAAAGACAGGAGGGGGCGCCATGGCGAGGGTTCTCGACGCGCCGCTCAAAGGGGTGGGCGACTTCGTCGCGATGACGCTCGACACGTTCGTGTCCTTCCCGTCGATCGTGCGGCAGGGCCGGGAGTTCGTCGAACAGTCCTGGTTCATCGCGCGCGTATCCATGCTGGCCACCGTCCTGGTGGCCATCCCCTTCACCGTCCTGGTGAGCTTCACGCTGAACATCCTGCTCCGCGAGATCGGAGCGGCCGATCTCTCGGGAGCGGGGGCGGCACTCGGGGCGGTGACCCAGGTGGGGCCCATGGTCACCGTTCTCATCGTCGCCGGCGCCGGCGCCACGGCCATCTGCGCAGACCTGGGCGCGCGGACCATCCGCGAGGAGATCGACGCGATGGAGGTGCTGGGGATCGACCCGGTCAAGCGACTGGTCGTGCCCCGGGTCGCCGCGTCGACCTTCGTCGCCCTCCTGCTCAACGGGCTGGTGTGCACCATCGGCATCCTCGGCGGGTTCCTCTTCTCAGTGTTGCTCCAGGGAGTCAACCCGGGGGCCTTCGTCAACGGCATCACGCTGCTCACCGGTCTCGGCGAGTTGATACTCGCGCAGGTCAAGGCCGGGTTGTTCGGGATGCTCGCCGGGCTGGTCGCCTGCTACAAGGGGCTCTATGTCCGCGGTGGTCCGAAGGAGGTCGGCAACGCGGTCAACGAGACCGTCGTCTTCGCGTTCATGGCGCTGTTCGTCGTCAACACCGTGGTGACCGCCGTGGGTGTCAAGGTCCTGGGGGCGTGAGGTGACCGTCATCGAGACCACCCGGTTCCCGCGCCTCGCGCGGGCCCGGCACCACACCGTCGGCAGGATCGACGATTTCGGCGGCATCGCCCTGTTCTTCTGGCGAGCGCTTCTGGCCACGCCGCGGGCGCTCACGCATTACCGCAAGGAGACGCTGCGGCTCATCGCCGAGATCGCCATGGGTACGGGCGCGCTGGCGATGATCGGCGGCACCGTGGTGATCGTCGGGTTCCTCACCCTGGCCACCGGCGGCGTGATCGCCGTCCAGGGGTTCTCGTCGCTCACGGATGTCGGGGTCGAGGCGCTCACCGGTTTCTTCGCGGCGTTCATCAACGTGCGAATCGCCGCCCCGGTGATCGCCGGCATCGGGTTGGCGGCCACCATCGGGGCCGGTGCGACCGCCCAGTTGGGCGCGATGCGCGTGTCGGAGGAGATCGACGCACTCGAGGTGATGGCGATCGACTCGGTCACCTACCTCGTCTCCACGCGGATCGTCGCCGGGATGATCGCCGTGGTGCCGTTGTACTCCCTCGCCGTCATCGCCTCGTTCCTGGCGAGCCGGTTCGCGACCGTGGAGATCTACGGACAGTCCGGGGGCGTCTACGACCACTACTTCTCGACGTTCCTCATCCCCACGGACATCCTGTGGTCCTTCGTGCAGGCCATCGCGATGGCCATCACGATCATGCTCATCCACACCTACTACGGCTACAACGCCGCCGGCGGTCCCGCCGGAGTCGGCACCGCCGTCGGAAACGCCGTCCGCACCTCGCTCATCGCCGTGGTGACCGTAACCCTTCTCGTCTCCCTCGCGATCTACGGCGGAGACGGCAACTTCAACCTGTCGGGATAGGAGACACAGATGGCGAGGACGGTGAGTCAGAGCGACGCGTTGCCCAAGCGCGTCGCGGCCGCGAGCCTGGCGCTGTTCATCGTCGTCGTGGTGGCGCTGTCGCTCCTGATGTTCGTGCGCGCCTTCGACGACCGGGTGCCGCTGACCGTGCGCAGCGATCGCGCGGGTCTGGTCATGGAGGCCGACGCGAAGGTGCGTTCGCGTGGCGTCGAGATCGGCAATGTCACCGACATCCGCCAGGAGTTCGACGGCGCGACCCTCGACATCGAGGTGGATCCCGCCGCTCTCGAGGCGATCCCGTCCAACTCGGTCGTCACGATCGGGTCCAATACGGTCTTCGGAGCCAAGTCGGTCGACTTCGAACCCCCGGCGCGCCCTGCCCCGACGGCCCTCGAGGCCGGGGCCGTCGTCGAGACGTCCAACGTCACCACCGAGGTGAACACCCTCTTCGAAGACCTCACCGTCCTGCTGGAGGCGATCGAGCCGGAGAAGCTCAACGCCACGCTGGGCGCCATCTCGGGCGCTGTCGACGGCCGGGGCGAGCAGGTGGGGAGCACGATCACCGATCTGAACGACTACCTGCAGGAGATCAACCCGCAGATCGAGACCCTCCAGCGCGACCTGGCCAAGGGGTCCCGCGTGGCCAACCTCTACGCCGACGTCACGCCCGACCTGATGCGGTTGCTCGACTCCGGCACGGACGTCGGCGCCAACGTGGTCAACAACCAGGCCCGGTTCGAGCAGCTGCTGGCCTCCAGCATCGGAACCGGGGAGACCGGCAAGCGGCTGCTGTCGGAGAACGGCAACGAGCTCGTCAAGACACTGTCGGACCTGCGGGCGTCCACCAGCCTGCTCGCCGAGTACTCGCCCATGCTGACCTGTCTGATCGTCGGGCTCAACCAGGGTGTCGAGGGCGCGATGTCCGCCTTCGGTGGCAAGGACCAGCCGGGCCTCGTGTTCAAGGCCGGTTTCCAGCAGGGCGCCCGAGCGTACGAGTACCCCAAGGACCTCCCGAAGGTCAACGCCAGCACCGGGCCCAACTGCTACGGACTGCCGTTCCCCGATCCGGACGTCCACGCCCCGTTCGTCGTCACCGACACCGGCTCCAACCCCGTGGAGGGTATGCCCGACGTGTTCACCTCTCGCCCCGCGCCGCTCTTCGGTCCGCTCCGTCCGACCGCCCCCGGGGTACCCGCCCCGCCGACCCTGTTGCAGGTCATGCTCGGCATGGACGGGGGCACCCCGTGAGCGCGGCCCGCGCGGCGACGCGCGACCTCCGGTCCACCCTGGTGAAGCTGACACTGTTCACCACGGTGATGGCCCTGGTCCTCATCGGTCTGGTCGTGGTCTTCAGCGAGTACCGGTCGGGTGACACCGAGGACTACAACGCCGCCTTCACCGACGTCTCCGGTCTCGAACCGGGGGACAAGGTGCGGATCGCCGGCGTCGAGGTGGGCACGGTCGGCAGCATCGAACTGGCGGAGGGGAACACCGCCGCCGTGGAGTTCTCGGTGGCCGGGGACCAGGTGGTCCACACCAGCACCGAGGCGATGGTGCGCTACGAGAACCTCACCGGGGACCGGTACCTGGAACTCAAACGCGGGGAGGGTGACCAGTCCCCGCTCGAGGTCGGCGGGACGCTACCGCTGTCCCAGACATCGCCGGCCCTGGATCTGGACGCGCTCCTCGGTGGGTTCCGACCGCTGTTCAAGGCGCTCGATCCCGGCCAGGTGAACCAGCTTTCCGAGTCCATCGTCAAGGTGTTCCAGGGGGAGGCGGGGACCGTCCAGGACCTGCTCGCCGCGACGTCATCCCTGACACAGACGCTGGCGGACCGCGATCAGCTCATCGGCGACGTGATCACCAACCTCAACGGAGTGCTCACCACGGTGGCGGACAACCAGGACAATGTGGATTCGATCGTCGACGACCTCCAGCAGCTCGTCTCCGGTCTGTCCGCGAACGCCGGACCGATCGGCGAGTCCGTCGACCGCCTCAACGACGCGAGCGCCAACATGACCACCCTGCTGGCCGACGTCCGCCCCGCCCTGCGTGAGGACGTCGCCCAGATCGACCGGGTGGCGACGCTCATCAACGAGGACGAGCCGTTCGTGGAGAACGTGATGAACCGGCTCCCGTCGGACTTCGAGAAGATGGGACGGCTCGGCGTCTACGGCAGCTTCTTCCAGTTCTACCTGTGCGGCAACATCGTGCAGATCACCGACCCCGCCACCGGGCAGGGGCTCTACATGCCGCAGTACGAGCAGACGACGGGACGGTGTGCCTTCCCCGATGAGTGACGATTCAAGCCAGGCGCCCCCCAAGGCGCCCCGCGGTCAACTCCGGTTCCGAGACCGCGATCCCAAGAAGCTCGGCGTGTGGGGAGCAGTGGGCGCCGTGGCGTTGATGGGGATCTCCCTCAACTACGACCGCATCCCCTACGTCAACGGCATGCGCGACGCGACCGTCTACGTCGCCGACGCCGCGGGTCTCGACACCGGGGACCACGTCCAGGTCGCCGGGATGAATGTCGGGACGGTCCGCAAGATCGAGCTGGACGGTGACCGGGTGAGGGTGCGCTTCGCCATCAACCGGGGTGTCGAACTCGGTGCCGACACCTCCGCGCAGATCAAGACGGACTCGATTCTCGGCCGCCGCGCGCTCGGCGTCTTCTCGGACGGCCGGGGAGATCTCGAGGACAACACGATCCCGATCGAGCGGACCTCCGTCCCGTACTCGCTCACGTCGGCGCTCGGCGACCTCAGCGACACCGTCGAGGCCATGGACACCGACAAGGTGGACGAGGCCCTGACCGTTCTCGCCGAGACCATGGAGGGGTCGTCTCCCGAGGTCCGGGGTGCGATCGACGGGATCACCCGTCTGTCCCGCTCCCTCAACGAACGCGACGAGGGGGTCCGACAACTGCTCGAGAAGGCGGCCGGTACCACCGATGTGCTGGGCAGGCGCAGCGACCAGATCAACCAGCTCATGGTCGACGGCAACACCCTGTTCACACAACTCGACCTGCGGCGTCGTGCTCTCAGCGAGCTCATCATGAACATCGACGAACTCGCGCGTCAGCTGTCGGGGCTGGTCCAGGACAACGAGGCCCAACTCGGGCCCGCCCTGGACAAGCTCGAGCAGGTTTCCGATCTACTGATCCGCAACAAGGACGACATCGACCTGGGCCTGCGTCGGATCGTCCCGTTCTCGACCGCGCTGAGTGAGGCCGTCGCCTCCGGACCGTGGTTCAACGCCTACATATCCAACCTGTCCCTCGGCCACTACCAGCAGACGATCGTGAGGGACCTGTTGCCACTGATCGACGACCGCGTCCAGCCTGAACCAGGTCTGGTCCGTGAACCCACCATGCCGGGTACTCCCGAGCTGACGTTCATGGACGAGCACCCCGGCTGGGGCGAGAAGAGGGTGCCGCGATGAGTCGAATCCTGTCTTCCCCGCTGGCCAAGATCGTGGCGCTGCTCGCCGTGATCGCCCTGGTCGTGGGCGCGGTGTGGTTCTTCACCGCCCGCACCAAGACGATCACCGCCTACTTCCCGTCCACCCGGGGTGTCTACGAGGACGACACCGTGCGGGTCCTGGGTGTGCGAGTCGGCAGCATCTCCGAGATCGCCACCGAGGACGGCAAGTCCAAGGTGACCATGGAGGTCGATCGCGACGTCGCCATCCCGGCGGACGCCAACGCGCTGCTCGTCGCGCAATCCCTGGTCGCCGAGCGCTTCATCCAGCTCACCCCCGCCTTCACCGGTGGGGAGGAGATGCCCGACGGCGGGACGATCCCCGTCGAGCGGACCGCCGTCCCGGTCGAGTGGGACGGGGTCAAGGAGCAGCTCATGAAGCTCTCCTCGGCCCTCGGGCCGACCGGTGGCGAGGAGACCGGTCCGCTCGGGGACTTCGTGGAGTCGGCGGATTCGATGCTCGAGGGCAACGGCGGCGAGATCCGCGATGCTCTCAGCGAGGTGTCGCAGACCATGTCGCTGCTGTCCGACGGCCGGGAGAACCTCTTCACCACCCTCAAGAACCTGCAGCTCTTCGTCACGGCCCTGTCCCAGAGCGAGGAGCAGATCGTCTCCTTCGGCGGCAGGCTCGCCAGCGTCTCCCAGGTGCTGGGCGACCAGACCGCGGACATCGATGCGGCCCTGCGCGATCTCGATCTGGCGGTGATGGACATCAACCGGTTCCTGGAGAACCACGGCGACCGTGTCACCACCGGTGTCGACAAGCTGGGCCGGGCGACCGAGGTCGTCCGCGACCGCCGGGCGGAACTGGAGGGCGTGCTGCACGTGGGGCCGACGGCGATGTCGAACTTCTACAACATCTACCGGCCGTACCAGGGTGTGCTCACCGGTGTCCTGGCCATGAACCAGATGGCAAACCCGACCAACTTCATCTGCGGCGCCATCGCCGGCCTGGCCAACAACACCGCCGAGTCCGATGCGCAATTGTGCGCCGAGTACATGGGTCCGCTGTTCAACTCGTTGACCTCCAACTACCCGTACGGCGCGGTCACCCCGCCGATCACCCCGACCGCCGAGCCCCACCAGATCTGGGACTCCCAGAAGCTCGGGACCCGGACCCCGCCCGGTGTGCAGCCGGTGTCGGACCGCCCGGACCCGCTGGTCAACGTCGTCAACCGTGGGGACAACCTCACCGACACCCTGCTCGTGACGGGAGGTGCCTGATGCTCGGCAACGGATCCGGATCCCGCCTGCGGGCAGTCGGCGCGCTCGGCACGGTGGTCCTGCTCTCGGGGGCCGGGTGTTCGTGGCAGGGTCTCAACTCCCTTCCGCTCCCCGGGGCCCAGGGCAAGGGTGAGGGTGCCTACGAGGTGACGATCGAGATGCCCAACGTCACGACCATCACCCGCAACTCCCCGGTGCGGGTCAACGATGTCAACGTCGGTTCCATCACCGCCATGCGGGTGGAGGACTACACCGCGATCGTCACGATCAGCCTCAACGAGGAGGTCAGGCTCCCGGCCAACGCCCACGCCAAGATCGGGCAGACCAGCCTCCTGGGCTCCCAGCACCTCGAGCTCTTCCCGCCGCCGGAGGGCGACCCGCAGGGCACACTGGCGGACGGTGACGTCATCCCGCTGGCCCGCGCCGGTGTCTACCCGACCACCGAGCAGACCCTGTCGGCGCTGTCGGTCGTCCTCACCGACGGCGGCCTGGCCCAGTTCGAGACCATCGCCACCGAGCTCAACACCGCCCTGGACGGCCGCGAGATCGACGCCAACGAGGTCCTCACGCAGCTGGACACCACCGTCAGCGGACTCGACGACCAGCGTGCGGACATCATCGCCGCGATGGAGGGGCTCGACCGTCTGTCGCGACAGATCAACGAGCAGAACGACACCCTCGCCCGGGCCCTGGCCCAGATGCCGGAGGCGCTGACGTTGATCAATGATCAGAAGCAGCAGCTGACCACGGCCCTGGTCTCGCTCGGCGACTTCGGCAACAAGGCCAACCAGGTCATCGATGCGGGCGGCGGACAGGATCTCGTGGACAACCTCCGCGATCTCACCCCGGTGCTCGAGGGGCTGGCGAACGCCGGGCGTGACATGACCCGGGTGCTCAGTTCGTTGATCACCTTCCCGTTCCCGCAGGCGGGTATCGACAACTTCCTGCGCGGGGACTACGCCAACCTCTACATTCACGCTGACGCGACGATGCCGCGCCTGGCGGAGACCATGCTCCTCGGTACCGAGTTCGGCAACCGGATGGCGGGTGTCGAGGGGTACGTCGGACTCGCCCCGAACCCGTTCGCCGGCGCCGACCCGTACTCCCTCGACGTGCCCCGACCGGAGCCCGCACCCGACGGCACGCCCGCACCCGACGGCGTGCCCGCGGCCGCGGGGGCCGCCACCGCGCCGGCGCAGGAGCAGACCGCCGGGGACCCCGCGCCCGCGGAGCCGTCCGCCACCCCGACCGAGGAGGCACCGCGATGACCCGTCTCGTCAGGATCCAGTTGACGATCTTCGCCGTGGTCACCGTTCTGGCCCTCACGGTCATGTCGGTGTCGTATCTCAAGCTGCCCACGGCCTTCGGATGGCAGCGCACGGACGTCGCCCTGGAGATGCCCGACACCGGCGGCCTCTACCAGAACGCCAACGTCTCGTACCTCGGCAACGTCATCGGTCGTGTCGACTCCGTCACCCTCACACCCGGGCACGTCGTGGCGAACCTGCACTTCGACGCGCGGGCCGATGTCCCGGAGAACGTCCGGGCGCAGATCCGCAGCGTCTCGGCGATCGGTGAGCAGTACGTGGAGTTCGTCCCGGAGGGCGAACCGAGCGGCGAACTGGCGGACGGGTCCGTTCTCGGGCCGGGGCGGGTCGACATGCCCCAGGGGATCGGACCGGTCCTGGACCAGGCCACCGTGCTCATGGCGTCGATCGACGACGCCAAGATGCGACGCGTGATCTCGGAGTCGTTCGACGCGTTCAACGGCTCGGAGCGCGACCTCCAGCGCTTCCTCGACTCCGCCCAACTGTTGCTCGAGGAGGCCCGCTCCAACACGGACGTCACCCGTCGGCTCATCGCCGACGCCGAGCCGGTCCTGGACTCCCAGCTCCGCTCGTCGGACTCGATCCGGGCCTGGACCCGGAACCTGGCGGACCTGACCGATCAGCTCCGGGTCAACGAGCCCCAGCTCACCTCGATCATCCAGCGCGGCCCGGACTCGCTGGCCCGTGCGACCAAAGTCCTCAACGATCTGCAGCCGACCATGCCGGTGCTGGTCGCCAACCTGGTGAGCGTCGGCGAGGTGGGCGTGGTCTACAACCGCTCCATCGAGCAGCTCCTCGTCATCTACCCCGCCCTGGTGTCCTCGCTCATCACCGCGATCAACGGCGCCAAGGACACCGGTGAGATCAAGGTGGACTTCAACCTCCAGATCAACGAGACCCCGCCGTGCACCACCGGCTTCCTCCCGGCCGATCAACGCCGCTCGCCGGCGGATCTCTCGGTGCCGCCGCTGATGAACGGCATCTACTGCAAGGTGCCCCAGGACTCGCAGCAGGTCGTGCGAGGCGCCCGCAACCTGCCGTGCATGGAGTACCCCGGCCGGCGGGCGGCGTCGCCCGCCGAGTGTGCGGCGAACGACTATCAGCCCGAGGGGATCAACCCCCCGGACACGAGCGAGGTCGGTCCGCCCGGGAACAACCCCAACGGGTGGAACGTTGTGCCGTCGTCGGACACCGGTGAACAGGAGATCCGCACGTCGGCCGCGAT from Dietzia sp. B32 includes:
- a CDS encoding MCE family protein, yielding MLGNGSGSRLRAVGALGTVVLLSGAGCSWQGLNSLPLPGAQGKGEGAYEVTIEMPNVTTITRNSPVRVNDVNVGSITAMRVEDYTAIVTISLNEEVRLPANAHAKIGQTSLLGSQHLELFPPPEGDPQGTLADGDVIPLARAGVYPTTEQTLSALSVVLTDGGLAQFETIATELNTALDGREIDANEVLTQLDTTVSGLDDQRADIIAAMEGLDRLSRQINEQNDTLARALAQMPEALTLINDQKQQLTTALVSLGDFGNKANQVIDAGGGQDLVDNLRDLTPVLEGLANAGRDMTRVLSSLITFPFPQAGIDNFLRGDYANLYIHADATMPRLAETMLLGTEFGNRMAGVEGYVGLAPNPFAGADPYSLDVPRPEPAPDGTPAPDGVPAAAGAATAPAQEQTAGDPAPAEPSATPTEEAPR
- a CDS encoding MCE family protein codes for the protein MTRLVRIQLTIFAVVTVLALTVMSVSYLKLPTAFGWQRTDVALEMPDTGGLYQNANVSYLGNVIGRVDSVTLTPGHVVANLHFDARADVPENVRAQIRSVSAIGEQYVEFVPEGEPSGELADGSVLGPGRVDMPQGIGPVLDQATVLMASIDDAKMRRVISESFDAFNGSERDLQRFLDSAQLLLEEARSNTDVTRRLIADAEPVLDSQLRSSDSIRAWTRNLADLTDQLRVNEPQLTSIIQRGPDSLARATKVLNDLQPTMPVLVANLVSVGEVGVVYNRSIEQLLVIYPALVSSLITAINGAKDTGEIKVDFNLQINETPPCTTGFLPADQRRSPADLSVPPLMNGIYCKVPQDSQQVVRGARNLPCMEYPGRRAASPAECAANDYQPEGINPPDTSEVGPPGNNPNGWNVVPSSDTGEQEIRTSAAMYDPSTGEYLGADGKTYRQLNLGDAGRLPADADLADILTNGVT